A genome region from Streptomyces xanthophaeus includes the following:
- a CDS encoding mannosyltransferase family protein — translation MPVSTTRRPVERPGSPTPWPPVREGVRRPRRGLPAFLRLGPGEREVMWLYLLTRVGIWATAGAVSWLFPADGEARRPASPLSTWQQWDWWHYLHIAQDGYFPGQAGPWTAGWDNREAFLPGFPLALRAVHTVVPDWAAAGALISFLSGGVAVLALARIARHHLADLETGRRAVVFLLLSPCAVFLAAGYTEALFLALALPAWLAAQRQNWPTAAVLACLACSVRITGLFLAAALALHFVLTARGRTAWRAAPWLLLPALAPALYSWYLQTRTGDWMAWKHAQERGWYRDFHTPWDAWSNTWEAAFHHTHPTGYALMWQAELLAMVVGVLLLVLLVRGRRWPEALYIGLTLWALGTSYWYTSVPRSTLLWWPLWIGLASWSLKRPRIRTAYLYVVAPLSTAVAITFLTGRWAG, via the coding sequence ATGCCCGTTTCAACCACCCGTCGGCCGGTCGAGCGTCCGGGCTCGCCCACCCCCTGGCCGCCCGTGCGCGAGGGCGTTCGCCGCCCCCGCCGCGGCCTGCCGGCGTTCCTGCGGCTCGGTCCGGGCGAGCGGGAGGTGATGTGGCTGTACCTGCTGACCCGCGTCGGCATCTGGGCCACGGCGGGTGCCGTCAGCTGGCTGTTCCCTGCCGACGGCGAGGCCCGCCGGCCCGCCTCGCCGCTCTCGACCTGGCAGCAGTGGGACTGGTGGCACTACCTCCACATAGCCCAGGACGGCTACTTCCCCGGCCAGGCCGGGCCCTGGACGGCCGGCTGGGACAACCGGGAGGCCTTCCTGCCCGGGTTCCCCCTCGCCCTGCGCGCCGTTCACACCGTGGTCCCCGACTGGGCCGCGGCCGGAGCGCTGATCTCGTTCCTCTCGGGGGGCGTCGCCGTCCTGGCTCTCGCCCGGATCGCACGGCATCACCTGGCCGACCTGGAAACGGGCCGCCGCGCGGTGGTGTTCCTGCTGCTCTCGCCGTGCGCCGTGTTCCTCGCCGCGGGCTACACCGAGGCGCTCTTCCTCGCCCTGGCCCTGCCCGCCTGGCTGGCGGCGCAGCGTCAGAACTGGCCGACGGCCGCGGTGCTGGCCTGCCTCGCCTGCTCGGTCCGCATCACAGGTCTGTTCCTCGCGGCCGCCCTCGCGCTCCACTTCGTCCTGACCGCCCGCGGCCGCACCGCCTGGCGCGCGGCCCCGTGGCTCCTCCTCCCGGCCCTCGCACCCGCCCTCTACAGCTGGTACCTCCAGACCCGGACCGGGGACTGGATGGCCTGGAAGCACGCCCAGGAACGCGGCTGGTACCGGGACTTCCACACACCGTGGGACGCCTGGTCGAACACCTGGGAAGCCGCCTTCCACCACACCCACCCGACCGGGTACGCACTGATGTGGCAGGCCGAACTCCTGGCCATGGTGGTCGGTGTCCTGCTCCTGGTCCTGCTGGTACGGGGCCGCCGCTGGCCCGAGGCCCTGTACATCGGCCTCACCCTCTGGGCCCTGGGCACCTCCTACTGGTACACGTCCGTGCCCCGCTCCACCCTCCTGTGGTGGCCGCTGTGGATCGGCCTGGCCTCCTGGAGCCTGAAGCGCCCCCGGATCCGGACCGCCTATCTCTACGTCGTGGCTCCCCTGTCCACCGCGGTCGCCATCACCTTCCTCACGGGCCGTTGGGCCGGCTAG
- a CDS encoding ribonuclease H family protein — MSDRIIAACDGAAKGNPGPAGWGWVIADAQGRPERWEAGPLGRATNNIGELTALQRLLEAVDPGTPVEVRMDSQYAMKAVTQWLPGWKRNGWKTASGQPVANRELVEAIDRLLADRDVTFQYVPAHREDGDRLNAIADQAASDAAIRQEAAGTALGSPEMPVPAPVAASPARRKAAAPGKRTSAGTATGGGGSRAIKAKFPGSCACGKPYAAGDLITKNGSRWGHQACGALGSVDA, encoded by the coding sequence ATGTCTGATCGCATCATCGCCGCCTGTGACGGAGCGGCCAAAGGTAATCCCGGGCCCGCCGGCTGGGGTTGGGTCATCGCCGACGCCCAGGGACGTCCCGAGCGCTGGGAGGCCGGGCCGCTGGGGCGGGCCACCAACAACATCGGGGAGCTGACCGCCCTCCAGCGGCTGCTGGAGGCGGTGGACCCGGGGACGCCCGTCGAGGTGCGGATGGACTCCCAGTACGCGATGAAGGCCGTGACCCAGTGGCTGCCGGGCTGGAAGCGCAACGGGTGGAAGACCGCCTCCGGCCAGCCGGTGGCCAACCGTGAACTCGTCGAGGCGATCGACCGGCTGCTGGCCGACCGTGACGTCACCTTCCAGTACGTTCCGGCACACCGTGAGGACGGCGACCGGCTGAACGCGATCGCCGACCAGGCCGCCAGCGACGCGGCGATCAGGCAGGAGGCCGCCGGTACGGCTCTCGGCAGCCCGGAGATGCCGGTTCCGGCTCCGGTCGCGGCGTCCCCCGCGCGCCGCAAGGCGGCCGCGCCGGGGAAGCGTACGTCCGCGGGCACCGCGACCGGTGGCGGAGGGTCCCGGGCCATCAAGGCGAAGTTCCCCGGCAGTTGCGCCTGCGGAAAGCCCTACGCGGCCGGTGACCTGATCACCAAGAACGGCAGCCGGTGGGGTCACCAGGCCTGCGGCGCTCTAGGGTCGGTGGACGCGTAG
- a CDS encoding family 16 glycosylhydrolase: MSARAPVFTADFGSTSQWIAGRSWAYPNGGPTNTGDNKLDYLVADPSYSRTGTFRATRRPDGKWNAGLLTTEGSSEGFMVRTGDVLESRVRLPSEIGAWPAIWTWRDGGNEIDVFEYHPDNPDLLELSNHVKGGSRYHRDSSITPGGWVDLKVEFGSRSVVWWVNGTRVFADRRGVGRNWRAYLIVNLSVCAGRYHPAPEPGVSQMSYEVEYLRVHRP; this comes from the coding sequence CTGAGCGCCCGGGCCCCGGTCTTCACCGCGGACTTCGGATCGACCTCCCAGTGGATCGCCGGCCGGTCCTGGGCCTATCCGAACGGCGGCCCCACCAACACCGGCGACAACAAACTCGACTATCTCGTGGCCGACCCCTCCTACAGCCGTACCGGCACGTTCCGGGCCACCCGCCGCCCGGACGGCAAGTGGAACGCGGGCCTGCTGACCACCGAGGGCAGCAGCGAGGGGTTCATGGTGCGGACCGGCGACGTGCTGGAGTCCCGGGTGCGGCTGCCCTCCGAGATCGGAGCCTGGCCGGCGATCTGGACCTGGCGGGACGGCGGCAACGAGATCGACGTCTTCGAGTACCACCCCGACAACCCCGACCTGCTCGAACTCTCCAACCACGTCAAGGGCGGCTCGCGTTACCACCGGGATTCCTCCATCACCCCCGGCGGCTGGGTGGACCTCAAGGTCGAGTTCGGATCGCGCTCGGTCGTGTGGTGGGTCAACGGCACCCGCGTCTTCGCCGACCGCCGGGGCGTCGGGCGCAACTGGCGGGCGTACCTCATCGTCAACCTGTCCGTGTGCGCCGGCCGCTACCACCCGGCGCCCGAGCCGGGCGTCTCGCAGATGTCCTACGAGGTGGAGTACCTACGCGTCCACCGACCCTAG
- a CDS encoding MFS transporter has product MTPVQTTRLLPRTYRPLFAHADFRRLLPALAASDLGDGMSVVAVAWLAIEIAPPGRSGLLLGAALAAYALPGAAGALLFGRWLRRLPAGRLLAADSRIRAVLLGCVPLAWAAGVLHPVLYVALLAGSSVLHAWGNAGRYSLLAQILPPDQRLAANALVSSSVSASIVVGPALAGFLAAVISPAWLIGLDALSFAVLAAQVGRLRGTAAGQDGKEGKGGRDEKDEKDGKEATAAPVDADRSAAGLRLLRKQPELLGVLALTWFFNFLYGPAEVALPLHVTDDLHAGAGLLGLYWTLFGAGAVLGGLAAGALRRFPLWPVTLGIVAGWGLALVPFGLGAPAAVTLACFTLGGLIYGPFTALSYTLFQERTPAASLTTVLAARSAALLTAGPVGTALGGPMIALLGPRQVLAASGIATVALAVIGAAVRVRGLRRVRTPAPL; this is encoded by the coding sequence GTGACTCCCGTACAGACAACTCGTCTCCTCCCCCGCACCTATCGGCCGCTGTTCGCCCATGCCGACTTCCGGCGGCTGCTGCCCGCGCTGGCGGCCTCCGATCTCGGTGACGGGATGAGCGTGGTCGCCGTGGCGTGGCTGGCCATCGAGATCGCGCCCCCGGGCCGGTCCGGGCTGCTCCTGGGTGCCGCGCTCGCCGCGTACGCGCTTCCGGGGGCCGCCGGAGCACTGCTCTTCGGGCGCTGGCTGCGCCGGCTTCCGGCCGGGCGGCTGCTGGCGGCCGACAGCCGGATCCGCGCGGTGCTCCTCGGCTGTGTGCCGCTGGCCTGGGCCGCTGGGGTGCTGCACCCGGTGCTGTACGTGGCCCTGCTCGCGGGCTCGTCCGTCCTGCACGCCTGGGGGAACGCGGGCAGGTACTCCCTGCTCGCGCAGATCCTTCCGCCCGACCAGCGGCTGGCCGCCAACGCACTGGTCAGTTCCAGCGTCTCGGCCTCCATCGTCGTCGGCCCGGCGCTCGCCGGGTTCCTGGCGGCGGTGATCAGTCCTGCCTGGCTCATCGGGCTCGACGCGCTGTCCTTCGCCGTGCTCGCAGCCCAGGTCGGGCGGCTGCGGGGCACGGCGGCCGGACAGGACGGGAAGGAAGGGAAAGGAGGGAGGGACGAGAAGGACGAGAAGGACGGGAAGGAGGCGACGGCCGCGCCGGTCGACGCCGACCGATCGGCGGCCGGCCTGCGCCTGCTGCGCAAGCAGCCCGAGCTCCTCGGCGTCCTGGCCCTGACCTGGTTCTTCAACTTCCTCTACGGGCCGGCGGAGGTCGCGCTCCCGTTGCACGTCACCGACGACCTGCATGCCGGGGCGGGCCTGCTCGGGCTGTACTGGACGCTGTTCGGAGCGGGCGCCGTGCTGGGCGGCCTGGCCGCGGGCGCCCTGCGGCGGTTCCCGCTCTGGCCCGTCACGCTGGGGATCGTCGCGGGCTGGGGGCTGGCGCTCGTGCCGTTCGGCCTCGGCGCGCCCGCGGCCGTCACCCTGGCCTGCTTCACCCTCGGCGGCCTGATCTACGGGCCGTTCACGGCGCTGTCCTACACCCTCTTCCAGGAACGCACCCCGGCTGCCTCGCTGACCACGGTCCTCGCGGCCCGCAGCGCCGCCCTCCTGACCGCCGGCCCGGTGGGCACCGCGCTCGGCGGCCCAATGATCGCGCTCCTCGGGCCCCGGCAGGTGCTGGCCGCGTCGGGGATCGCTACCGTCGCACTCGCCGTGATCGGGGCCGCGGTCCGGGTCCGGGGGCTGCGGCGCGTCAGGACCCCTGCGCCCCTGTGA
- a CDS encoding SigE family RNA polymerase sigma factor, producing the protein MTIEEFEEFYAQAAGRLTGQLYVMLGDHHEAQDVVQEAFVRGWGRRRQLDRDGRPEAWIRTVAWRLAVSRWRGRRRSADAWQRTAPAGHVEGPGPEAVALVEALRQLPLKQRRTMALHYVCDLTVEQIAAETSLSASTVKTHLSRGRATLSRHLQDPRIEEAPDA; encoded by the coding sequence TTGACCATCGAGGAGTTCGAGGAGTTCTACGCGCAAGCGGCAGGACGGCTCACAGGACAGCTCTACGTGATGCTCGGCGACCACCACGAGGCGCAGGACGTGGTGCAGGAGGCCTTCGTCAGGGGGTGGGGCCGCCGGCGTCAGCTGGACCGTGACGGCCGGCCCGAGGCGTGGATCCGCACCGTCGCGTGGCGGCTCGCCGTCAGCCGCTGGCGCGGGCGGCGGCGCTCCGCCGACGCCTGGCAGCGCACCGCCCCCGCCGGTCACGTGGAGGGGCCGGGGCCGGAGGCGGTGGCGCTGGTCGAAGCGCTGCGGCAACTGCCCCTGAAACAGCGCCGGACCATGGCGCTGCACTACGTGTGCGATCTGACCGTCGAGCAGATCGCCGCCGAGACCTCGCTGTCCGCGAGCACGGTCAAGACCCACCTGTCCCGGGGCAGGGCCACGCTCTCCCGTCATCTGCAGGACCCCCGCATTGAGGAGGCTCCCGATGCCTGA
- a CDS encoding sensor histidine kinase produces MEPVEELVARTRESGVTVHLRREGPDRALPPLAERSAYRVVQESLTNAIKHAPGSTVHVSIARQADRTEVRVTNTAPRTGSPSAGPGSAAGRAPGHRGLAGLRERVRLIGGTLHAAPREGGFEVLATLPDQVNPERAGSTGELRERTGSESAQRLAAARRGARLRFVAAFAAPAGFALVALASCALPAHQLTTCVLRPADFAAVRVGQDLDEVVRFLPEQEFRYVPDAVRALPVPPGTVCAYYRSNGNLLDQVDVYRLCCTGSRLAAKDVLPG; encoded by the coding sequence GTGGAACCCGTGGAGGAACTCGTCGCCCGGACGCGGGAGTCCGGGGTCACGGTGCACCTGCGGCGGGAAGGTCCGGACCGGGCCCTGCCGCCGCTGGCCGAACGCAGCGCGTACCGCGTGGTCCAGGAGTCGCTGACCAATGCGATCAAGCACGCACCCGGCAGCACGGTCCATGTCAGCATCGCCCGGCAGGCGGACCGGACCGAGGTGCGGGTGACCAACACCGCGCCGCGGACCGGCTCGCCGTCCGCCGGCCCGGGTTCCGCCGCCGGGCGGGCCCCGGGCCACCGCGGGCTGGCCGGCCTGCGCGAACGGGTCCGGCTCATCGGCGGAACGCTGCACGCCGCACCCCGGGAAGGCGGCTTCGAGGTCCTCGCCACCCTGCCCGACCAGGTGAACCCGGAGCGCGCGGGAAGTACGGGGGAGCTCCGGGAGCGGACCGGCTCGGAATCGGCGCAGCGGCTTGCCGCCGCCCGGCGCGGCGCCCGCCTCCGGTTCGTCGCCGCGTTCGCCGCCCCCGCCGGCTTCGCCCTCGTGGCACTCGCCTCCTGCGCCCTTCCGGCCCACCAGCTGACCACGTGTGTCCTGCGCCCCGCGGACTTCGCCGCGGTCCGGGTCGGCCAGGATCTCGACGAAGTGGTCCGGTTCCTTCCGGAGCAGGAGTTCCGGTACGTACCGGACGCCGTCCGGGCGCTGCCCGTACCCCCTGGGACCGTGTGCGCGTACTACCGATCGAACGGCAACCTCCTTGACCAGGTCGACGTGTACCGGCTCTGCTGCACGGGCTCCCGGCTGGCGGCCAAGGACGTGCTGCCGGGCTGA
- a CDS encoding bifunctional serine/threonine-protein kinase/ABC transporter substrate-binding protein, translated as MEPLHPSDPSRIGGHRLLGRLGAGGMGVVYLGRTDDGALAAVKVIRAEYAEEADFRARFRREAEIAAEVDSPWAVRVTGADPDAAEPWLATSFVAGPSLAEAVAAHGPLPLRAVRILGKALGQALAVMHEQGLVHRDVKPGNVLLGMDRPRLIDFGIARGGEHTALTSADAVLGTPGFLPPEQAEGRPAEPAGDVFSLGCLLAYAATGRLPFGTGTVDAVLYRTVHDEPEFGPEVLADPELTALLRTCVAKHPDIRPGARELDAALTEDTPGEGTDWLPDPVVATIAARAAALLALPGIDETVADPDAAPAPGTAAAPSRRRFLALASGGAVLAAGGGLAAWLALRDQDKPGNQAADAPRQWVIGVHADLSGPQKAAGQAQERGVRLAVDAFNSRKDKPFTLTVATADDAGKAERSAAAATGLIANRDLFAVVGPTGNDSVIPCLELYGESSVPLVTVSALATTFSITDRRSFFQSCPISSSQAAAVNLQLAGKQGVRRMGILSDRGGDTDTWQAAQLMGRTIAYFAPEATYYGRVVPRGATDLAPVVTDLLAHGIDGFFYTGTPAGGAKVAGLLAAAGFQGPRAADYTIAGPDFLGAAGQAAEGWQFFTPYTGPEAPEVAEMTRAHRAAYGSAPDIWTAEAFDATRLIIDRLVTTAAGGRRPTRAGLLTALTQGTFRGLTKEYTFDDRQQVKGNIYFMHKVEGGRMRYVGPAVQPAAG; from the coding sequence ATGGAGCCGCTCCACCCCTCTGACCCCTCCCGGATCGGCGGACACCGGCTCCTCGGGCGCCTCGGCGCCGGCGGCATGGGCGTCGTCTACCTCGGCCGGACCGACGACGGTGCGCTCGCCGCGGTCAAGGTGATCCGCGCCGAGTACGCCGAGGAGGCCGACTTCCGGGCCCGTTTCCGCCGCGAGGCCGAGATCGCCGCCGAGGTGGACAGCCCGTGGGCCGTCCGCGTCACCGGCGCCGACCCGGACGCCGCCGAACCGTGGCTCGCCACCTCCTTCGTCGCCGGCCCCTCCCTCGCCGAGGCCGTCGCGGCCCACGGCCCGCTCCCGCTGCGCGCCGTACGGATCCTCGGCAAGGCCCTGGGCCAGGCCCTCGCGGTGATGCACGAGCAGGGACTCGTACACCGCGACGTGAAGCCCGGAAACGTCCTCCTCGGTATGGACCGGCCCCGGCTGATCGACTTCGGGATCGCCCGCGGCGGCGAGCACACCGCCCTGACCTCCGCCGACGCCGTACTCGGCACCCCCGGCTTCCTCCCGCCCGAACAGGCCGAGGGCCGCCCCGCCGAACCGGCCGGCGACGTCTTCTCGCTCGGCTGCCTCCTCGCGTACGCCGCCACCGGACGGCTGCCCTTCGGCACCGGCACCGTCGACGCCGTGCTCTACCGCACGGTCCACGACGAGCCCGAATTCGGCCCCGAGGTCCTCGCCGACCCCGAACTCACCGCCCTGCTGCGGACCTGCGTCGCCAAACACCCCGACATCCGCCCCGGCGCGCGCGAGCTCGACGCGGCACTGACCGAGGACACCCCGGGGGAGGGCACCGACTGGCTGCCCGACCCGGTCGTCGCCACCATCGCCGCACGCGCCGCCGCGCTGCTCGCCCTGCCCGGCATCGACGAGACCGTCGCCGACCCGGACGCCGCCCCCGCACCCGGCACGGCCGCGGCGCCCTCCCGCAGGCGGTTCCTCGCCCTCGCCTCCGGCGGCGCCGTCCTCGCGGCCGGCGGCGGCCTGGCCGCCTGGCTGGCGCTGCGCGACCAGGACAAACCCGGGAATCAGGCCGCGGACGCCCCGCGCCAGTGGGTGATCGGTGTGCACGCCGACCTCTCCGGCCCGCAGAAGGCCGCCGGACAGGCCCAGGAGCGCGGGGTGCGCCTCGCCGTCGACGCCTTCAACTCCCGCAAGGACAAGCCCTTCACGCTCACCGTCGCCACCGCCGACGACGCCGGGAAGGCTGAGCGCTCGGCGGCCGCCGCCACCGGACTCATCGCCAACCGCGACCTGTTCGCCGTGGTCGGCCCCACCGGCAACGACTCAGTGATCCCGTGCCTGGAACTCTACGGCGAGAGCTCCGTCCCCCTGGTGACCGTGTCCGCCCTGGCGACGACCTTCAGCATCACCGACCGGCGCAGCTTCTTCCAGAGCTGCCCGATCTCCTCGTCCCAGGCCGCCGCGGTCAACCTGCAGCTCGCCGGGAAGCAGGGCGTCCGGCGGATGGGCATCCTCAGCGACCGCGGCGGGGACACGGACACCTGGCAGGCGGCCCAGCTCATGGGCCGCACCATCGCCTACTTCGCACCCGAGGCCACCTACTACGGGCGCGTCGTCCCGCGCGGAGCCACCGACCTGGCCCCGGTGGTCACCGACCTTCTCGCGCACGGCATCGACGGCTTCTTCTACACCGGCACCCCGGCCGGCGGGGCCAAGGTCGCCGGGCTGCTGGCCGCCGCCGGCTTCCAGGGCCCCCGGGCGGCCGACTACACCATCGCCGGCCCCGACTTCCTCGGCGCGGCCGGCCAGGCGGCCGAAGGCTGGCAGTTCTTCACGCCGTACACGGGCCCGGAGGCCCCCGAGGTCGCGGAGATGACCCGCGCGCACCGGGCGGCGTACGGATCGGCCCCCGACATCTGGACCGCGGAGGCCTTCGACGCCACCCGCCTGATCATCGACCGGCTGGTCACCACCGCGGCGGGCGGTCGGCGCCCGACCCGCGCCGGGCTGCTGACCGCGCTCACCCAGGGCACCTTCCGCGGGCTGACCAAGGAATACACCTTCGACGACCGACAGCAGGTCAAAGGCAACATCTACTTCATGCACAAGGTGGAGGGGGGCCGGATGCGCTACGTCGGCCCGGCCGTCCAGCCCGCGGCAGGGTAG
- a CDS encoding serine hydrolase domain-containing protein produces the protein MTGVGTAHPGRARTALLCATALLGTVLPAGGAWAATGAGSAPASCVASPQPSGGEAKQIMDIAKAAQKELDLNAVVLRVTRDGHEVVTGALGESMTGVPATADMHFRAGSVAIVYMGIAMLQLVEDGKAGLDDPISRWLPDAPHADKITLRMLGASTSGLRDYVPDPKFLAALYADPFRQWTPDELVGISASHPLLYEPGTSWSYSHANFVLLGQALEKISGMPLAKVMEQQITGPAGLDNTLNSFTPQIEEPVLHSFDSERGMYEESTYWNPSWTTAPGAVLNTHICDLARSAEVVGTGELLSPQSFKVQLDPGTVGLGGNTPGCAPKDCFRQLPARHFGYGVIVQNGWIQSNPSFAGYAAIQAYLPSEHLAIAVSTTVGPKAPENNTAQTIAARIAAVLAPGNSLAG, from the coding sequence ATGACCGGAGTGGGGACCGCGCACCCGGGCCGTGCCCGGACGGCGCTGCTGTGCGCCACCGCGCTGCTCGGCACGGTCCTGCCGGCGGGCGGCGCGTGGGCGGCGACCGGGGCGGGGTCCGCACCGGCGTCGTGCGTGGCGTCCCCCCAGCCCTCGGGCGGCGAGGCGAAGCAGATCATGGACATCGCCAAGGCGGCGCAGAAGGAGCTGGACCTGAACGCCGTCGTACTGCGGGTCACGCGCGACGGGCACGAGGTCGTCACGGGCGCACTCGGCGAGTCGATGACGGGTGTCCCGGCCACGGCGGACATGCACTTCCGGGCCGGTTCGGTGGCCATCGTCTACATGGGCATCGCCATGCTGCAACTCGTCGAGGACGGCAAGGCCGGCCTGGACGATCCGATCTCGCGCTGGCTGCCCGACGCGCCGCACGCCGACAAGATCACCCTGCGCATGCTCGGCGCCTCCACCTCGGGGCTGCGCGACTACGTGCCCGACCCGAAGTTCCTCGCGGCCCTGTACGCCGACCCGTTCCGCCAGTGGACCCCCGACGAGCTCGTGGGCATCTCCGCCTCCCACCCCCTGCTGTACGAGCCGGGGACGAGCTGGAGCTACTCCCACGCGAACTTCGTGCTCCTCGGGCAGGCCCTGGAGAAGATCTCCGGCATGCCGCTGGCCAAGGTGATGGAGCAGCAGATCACGGGGCCCGCCGGGCTGGACAACACCCTCAACAGCTTCACGCCCCAGATCGAGGAGCCCGTCCTGCACTCCTTCGACTCGGAGCGCGGCATGTACGAGGAGTCCACCTATTGGAACCCCTCCTGGACCACCGCCCCCGGCGCGGTCCTGAACACCCACATCTGCGATCTGGCCCGCTCGGCCGAGGTCGTGGGTACGGGTGAGCTCCTCTCGCCGCAGAGTTTCAAGGTGCAGCTCGACCCGGGCACGGTGGGCCTGGGCGGCAACACCCCCGGCTGTGCGCCCAAGGACTGCTTCCGCCAGCTGCCGGCCCGGCACTTCGGCTACGGCGTGATCGTCCAGAACGGCTGGATCCAGTCGAACCCGTCCTTCGCGGGCTACGCGGCCATCCAGGCGTACCTGCCGAGCGAGCACCTGGCCATCGCGGTGTCCACCACGGTCGGCCCCAAAGCCCCCGAGAACAACACGGCGCAGACCATCGCCGCCCGGATCGCCGCAGTCCTGGCGCCGGGGAACTCCCTGGCGGGATGA
- a CDS encoding MerR family transcriptional regulator, with the protein MRQLGIGELARQVGMQPSALRYYESVGLLPPAERAAGRRVYPAGTVRRLALIKMAQRAGFTLAEIRGLLDGDAERGATRQWRALAESKLPELDRFIEQTKILRDAVADCLACGCMNFEKCALLAAEGPGS; encoded by the coding sequence GTGCGACAGCTGGGGATCGGTGAGCTCGCTCGGCAGGTGGGGATGCAGCCCTCGGCGCTGCGCTACTACGAGAGCGTCGGCCTGCTCCCGCCCGCCGAACGGGCCGCGGGCCGGCGCGTCTACCCGGCCGGCACCGTGCGGCGGCTCGCGCTGATCAAGATGGCCCAGCGGGCCGGATTCACCCTCGCCGAGATCCGCGGCCTGCTCGACGGCGACGCCGAGCGCGGCGCCACCCGGCAGTGGCGTGCCCTCGCCGAGAGCAAGCTCCCCGAACTGGACCGGTTCATCGAGCAGACGAAGATCCTGCGGGACGCCGTCGCCGACTGCCTGGCCTGCGGATGCATGAACTTCGAGAAGTGTGCACTGCTCGCCGCCGAAGGACCCGGCTCCTGA
- a CDS encoding cold-shock protein has protein sequence MATGTVKWFNSEKGFGFIAQDGGGPDVFAHYSAINASGYRELQEGQAVTFDITQGQKGPQAENITPA, from the coding sequence ATGGCTACGGGAACTGTGAAGTGGTTCAACTCGGAAAAGGGCTTCGGCTTCATCGCCCAGGACGGCGGCGGCCCGGACGTCTTCGCCCACTACTCGGCGATCAACGCCTCTGGCTACCGTGAGCTCCAGGAGGGTCAGGCCGTGACCTTCGACATCACGCAGGGCCAGAAGGGCCCGCAGGCGGAGAACATCACCCCCGCCTAG
- a CDS encoding serine hydrolase domain-containing protein: MSTDAQARVGGILQRLVDSGQESGLQVAAYLDGEPIVDAHAGWIDRPGGRPVRSDTLIHSFSTGKGFTATLVHVLAERGLIDYDTPIAHYWPEFGAHGKERATVRHALTHAVGVPQLPSALTPEELCDWDTMCATVAAAEPLWEPGSASGYHGWTFGWILGETVRRITGLTPAEALRTYVSGPLGVADELYFGLPESELARTAPLVEGNWAAGLEALPASAPFRRYVAPNRTVWTVAELANRRAYLLADLPACGTTTARAAARLYAALTGEVQGVRLMSPQRVALAAEVAVEGRDLMLLGRYAKGLGYFVGLPQMAGERTAFGHHGSGGSIAFADRARGLSFSLTRTRLVGGAADTAARTVADEIRSAVTGAQGS, from the coding sequence GTGAGCACGGATGCGCAGGCGCGGGTCGGCGGGATCCTCCAACGGCTCGTCGACTCCGGTCAGGAGAGCGGCCTCCAGGTGGCGGCCTATCTGGACGGCGAGCCGATCGTCGACGCCCACGCGGGCTGGATCGACCGGCCCGGCGGGCGCCCGGTCCGTTCCGACACGCTGATTCACAGCTTCTCCACCGGCAAGGGCTTCACCGCGACCCTGGTGCACGTGCTCGCCGAGCGCGGACTGATCGACTACGACACACCCATCGCCCACTACTGGCCCGAGTTCGGCGCGCACGGCAAGGAGCGGGCCACCGTACGGCACGCCCTCACGCACGCCGTCGGAGTACCGCAGCTCCCCTCCGCCCTCACACCGGAGGAGCTCTGCGACTGGGACACCATGTGCGCGACCGTCGCGGCCGCGGAGCCCCTGTGGGAGCCGGGCTCCGCCAGCGGGTACCACGGCTGGACCTTCGGCTGGATCCTCGGCGAGACCGTGCGCCGCATCACCGGCCTGACCCCGGCCGAGGCCCTGCGCACGTACGTGAGCGGGCCGCTCGGGGTGGCCGACGAGCTCTACTTCGGCCTGCCCGAGAGCGAGCTCGCCCGTACGGCGCCGCTGGTGGAGGGCAACTGGGCGGCCGGGCTGGAAGCCCTTCCCGCCTCCGCGCCCTTCCGCCGGTACGTCGCCCCGAACCGCACCGTGTGGACCGTCGCCGAACTCGCCAACCGCCGCGCCTACCTGCTGGCCGACCTGCCCGCGTGCGGCACCACGACCGCGCGGGCCGCCGCCCGGCTGTACGCCGCCCTGACCGGTGAGGTCCAGGGCGTGCGGCTGATGTCACCACAACGGGTGGCACTGGCGGCGGAGGTGGCGGTCGAGGGCAGGGACCTGATGCTCCTCGGCAGGTACGCCAAGGGGCTCGGCTACTTCGTCGGCCTGCCCCAGATGGCCGGCGAACGCACGGCATTCGGCCACCACGGAAGCGGCGGCAGCATTGCCTTCGCGGACCGCGCCCGCGGCCTGTCCTTCAGCCTCACCCGCACCCGCCTGGTGGGCGGCGCCGCCGACACGGCCGCCCGGACGGTGGCGGACGAGATCAGGTCGGCCGTCACAGGGGCGCAGGGGTCCTGA